From the genome of Thermogutta terrifontis, one region includes:
- a CDS encoding PilW family protein has product MIMIKRLFFVICFKSILTEHRRNALTLVEMLLAMAITGVLIAGVVTLAKVAEDTFQTANTAIEDVQVWKTVTRRIDRAIRRCYANEQFPGAIVVSRTAEGFTFPETLVVWTPIDGKPIDPVGRPRLKELVFFMPAGQAANELREYTLPDSQAVAPALEDVTGWRSLVAQIRTNSALPSILLTNRLRYFSFGSEKLGAIRFYLEMAPSMEEWKSSSLSWKGLSWPQGLFAPDRGQRRVRIRVEIQLAPSPSTTEFEAPYCRTFIGSLAFYYSLRKDARVIQ; this is encoded by the coding sequence ATGATTATGATTAAACGTTTGTTTTTCGTAATATGTTTCAAGAGTATTCTGACTGAACACCGCCGTAACGCCCTCACCCTGGTCGAAATGCTCCTCGCTATGGCGATCACCGGCGTACTCATTGCGGGGGTGGTAACGCTGGCCAAGGTGGCGGAGGACACATTTCAGACCGCAAACACAGCGATTGAGGACGTCCAGGTTTGGAAAACCGTTACGCGGAGGATCGATCGCGCGATTCGTCGTTGTTATGCAAATGAACAATTTCCTGGCGCGATTGTAGTTTCCCGCACTGCGGAGGGTTTTACCTTTCCAGAAACGCTCGTGGTTTGGACGCCAATTGACGGGAAGCCCATCGATCCGGTCGGCCGACCGCGACTGAAGGAGTTGGTATTCTTTATGCCAGCAGGGCAGGCTGCCAATGAATTGCGGGAATACACACTACCAGATTCCCAGGCAGTGGCGCCAGCCCTGGAAGACGTTACAGGATGGCGTTCCCTCGTGGCACAGATTCGCACCAATTCCGCGTTGCCGAGTATTCTTCTAACCAACAGGTTACGATACTTCAGCTTTGGATCTGAAAAATTGGGAGCTATTCGATTTTACCTAGAAATGGCTCCTTCTATGGAGGAGTGGAAAAGCAGCTCACTCAGTTGGAAAGGTCTTTCCTGGCCGCAGGGTCTATTTGCACCCGATAGAGGACAACGGAGGGTGAGGATCCGCGTGGAGATTCAACTCGCACCGTCGCCGAGTACTACTGAGTTTGAGGCACCATATTGTCGGACTTTTATAGGATCGCTTGCCTTCTACTACTCTCTGCGCAAAGACGCTAGAGTTATCCAGTGA
- a CDS encoding prepilin-type N-terminal cleavage/methylation domain-containing protein: MKLRTPNAGFTLVEVLVAVALLATVTAAVALALGVVMQNSEELVVREAAEGLAHDLMDEILNCRYCEPGLSPYAALGPSPSEKATGNRSLFDDIDDYAGLVDEPPHDKWGRLLGKEGDNGQRPSPAMASSLENFRREVKVQYVSSTNFAQPLSGSSVSDYRRIEVTVYWKTRSGQLRPMATVVRVVGHAPTETW; encoded by the coding sequence ATGAAACTCCGCACGCCCAATGCAGGGTTCACGCTCGTCGAAGTGTTGGTGGCTGTAGCGCTTTTGGCGACAGTCACCGCTGCTGTTGCGCTCGCTTTAGGAGTAGTTATGCAAAATAGCGAGGAACTGGTCGTTCGTGAGGCTGCCGAAGGGTTGGCCCATGACCTCATGGACGAAATTCTCAACTGTCGTTATTGCGAGCCAGGGTTATCGCCGTATGCCGCGTTGGGGCCGAGTCCCTCGGAAAAGGCCACCGGCAATCGGTCGTTGTTTGACGACATTGACGACTACGCGGGTCTTGTCGACGAGCCACCTCACGATAAGTGGGGAAGGCTATTGGGCAAGGAAGGCGACAATGGTCAGCGACCATCCCCGGCGATGGCATCCAGTTTGGAAAACTTTCGGCGGGAAGTCAAGGTTCAATACGTCTCCAGCACAAATTTCGCTCAGCCGCTTTCTGGAAGTTCGGTGAGCGACTATCGGCGGATCGAAGTGACCGTGTACTGGAAAACTCGCTCGGGCCAGCTTCGCCCCATGGCCACCGTCGTTCGCGTCGTTGGTCACGCGCCGACCGAGACGTGGTGA